The stretch of DNA GAGGCCGAGGCAGCGCCCCAACCCCGCAAGCTGGGCTTCCTGCTGGCCTTTGCTCTGGCCTATGCCGGGGGTGTGCTCAGCTATATGCCGCTGCTCGGCTTCCTGCTGCCCGAGCGGATCGAGGCCATGGCGCATCAGGGACGGATCGAGGCGCTCTCCACCGTGCTGGTGGCGGGCGCGGTGGTGGCCAGCCTGTCGAACATCGTGGCCGGCTGGCTGAGCGACCGCAGCTTTGCCGCCGGGCGCAGCCGGCGCGGCTGGATCGGCATCGGGCTGGTGGCCACGGCGCTGGCTTATGGCTGGGTGTGGCGCGCGCATGGCGCGACCGAGCTGCTGCTGGCGGTCTGCGCGGTGCAGGCGGCGATCAATGTGGTGCTGGCCCCGCTGCTGGCGATGCTGGCCGATGAGGTGCCCGATGCGCAAAAGGGCCTCGCCAGTGGGCTGACCACCGTGGCCCAGCCGCTCTCGATGGGGCTGAGCGCGGCGCTGGTGGCGCTCGAACAGCGCAGCGAGGCGCTAGCCTATCTGGCGCTGACGCTGCTGATCGTGGGCATGGTGCTGCCGCTGCTGGCGACACGGGCGCGGCTGCTGCCCCCGGCGCCGGAAGCCGACCGTGCCGCGCGGCAACCGCTGCAGCAGCAGATCTGGCTGTGGATCGCGCGCTTTCTGCCGCAGACGGCGATGAACGTCCTCTCCTACTACCTCATCTATTATTTCGAGGATGTGAGCCACGGCATGCCTGCCTCCGCGCTGGTGGAGCAGGTCAGCATTCTGAGCGCCATCGCCACCACGCTGGCCGTGCCGCTGGCGGTGTGGGCGGGGCACTGGGCGCGCCAGCAGGCACGCCGCCGCCTGCTGGCGCAAATCTCGGTGCTGGCCTCCGCGGCCGGTCTGCTGGTGATGCGGCTGACGGATGGCTGGCAGGGTGCGGCGCTGGGCTATGGCCTGTTCGCGGTGGGCACCCATGTGTTTCTGGCGCTGCATGCCGCGCTGCTGGTGCAGGCCCTGCCCTCGCCGCGCCATCGCGGGCGCGACATGGGGCTGCAGAATCTGGCCAACACCGTGCCCTCGCTGGTCGGCCCGGCGCTGGCGGTGTCTCTGGCGAGCGGGGGGCATTTCGGCCTGCTGCTCAGCGTGCTGGCGCCGATGGTGACG from Novosphingobium sp. encodes:
- a CDS encoding MFS transporter, which translates into the protein MIEAEAAPQPRKLGFLLAFALAYAGGVLSYMPLLGFLLPERIEAMAHQGRIEALSTVLVAGAVVASLSNIVAGWLSDRSFAAGRSRRGWIGIGLVATALAYGWVWRAHGATELLLAVCAVQAAINVVLAPLLAMLADEVPDAQKGLASGLTTVAQPLSMGLSAALVALEQRSEALAYLALTLLIVGMVLPLLATRARLLPPAPEADRAARQPLQQQIWLWIARFLPQTAMNVLSYYLIYYFEDVSHGMPASALVEQVSILSAIATTLAVPLAVWAGHWARQQARRRLLAQISVLASAAGLLVMRLTDGWQGAALGYGLFAVGTHVFLALHAALLVQALPSPRHRGRDMGLQNLANTVPSLVGPALAVSLASGGHFGLLLSVLAPMVTLSALSLGLAKV